The genomic DNA GCCCGGGCGGGCGGCGTGGAACACCTCGCCCGGGGTGAGCGAGATCCGGGCCCGCTCGAACAGCCGCTGCCACAGCACCCGTTCGCCGCCCCAGTCGCCGGTGGGCAGCCACGGCTCCAGGTCCGCCCAGATCGACAGCCCCGCCCCGGCGGGTGCGTACGGGATGCCGTGGGCGTCCAGCAGCCCGGCGGCGGCGCTGTACGAGGCGGCCAGCCGGCGGCGGTTCTCGGCGAGGAAGGCGTCCGTCCAGAGCACGTCCGACAGCAGCCAGGACAGCATCGCCTGGGTGTCGGTGGCGACCGGCGCGAAGTGGGCGAAGGCCCGTACCGCGGAAGCCAGTTCGGGATCGGTGGTGTGCACCGTGGCGACCTTGAGGCCGGGCAGGCCGAAGTCCTTGGCGAAGCCCCACACCTGGTGGACGCCGGGCCGCCCGGCGAGCGAGGCGAACGCGGTGCGGCCGAACACCGTGCCGGCGTAGACCTCGTCGGCGATCACCTCCACCCGGTGCGCGGCGGCGACCGCCAGCAGCTCCTCCAGGGTCTCGGCCGGGTACACCTCGCCGGTCGGGTTGCAGGGCGAGGTGAGCGCCACCGCGCGGACGGTCGCGCCGGTGCGCCGGGCCCGCTCCAGGGCCCGGTCCACGGCCTCGGGCAGGCCCGTGCCGGTGTCGGTGCGGGCGGGCAGCAGCTCGGCGCCGGAGCGGCCGGCCAGGTCGGAGTCG from Kitasatospora terrestris includes the following:
- a CDS encoding aminotransferase class I/II-fold pyridoxal phosphate-dependent enzyme, with the translated sequence MLSRTARALLADAPAIAGVHFRAEACSYHPDLCPDGYLNLGTAENRLVWELLAERLAGRPPLAERHSRYAPLHGTEELRHRVSGLLSRLTGQPLDAEQLVVVSGASAALDAVASALCDPGDAIVVPAPYYGPFDSDLAGRSGAELLPARTDTGTGLPEAVDRALERARRTGATVRAVALTSPCNPTGEVYPAETLEELLAVAAAHRVEVIADEVYAGTVFGRTAFASLAGRPGVHQVWGFAKDFGLPGLKVATVHTTDPELASAVRAFAHFAPVATDTQAMLSWLLSDVLWTDAFLAENRRRLAASYSAAAGLLDAHGIPYAPAGAGLSIWADLEPWLPTGDWGGERVLWQRLFERARISLTPGEVFHAARPGRFRLCHSLDPAVVKEALTRLAEHLGEPHRL